A genome region from Phoenix dactylifera cultivar Barhee BC4 chromosome 18, palm_55x_up_171113_PBpolish2nd_filt_p, whole genome shotgun sequence includes the following:
- the LOC103721746 gene encoding LRR receptor-like serine/threonine-protein kinase SIK1 isoform X2 — MAMEERRKEMLRLLVSMAFLLAFFPAVSSFSDEGRALMALKASFSNVVNVLLDWNPVAAGGDANRSSDDHCAWRGVVCDSLTSAVVSLNLSNLNLGGEISPAVGELKSLQSIDLKGNKLTGQIPDEIGDCVSLKHLDLSGNALYGDIPFSISKLKQLEELNLKNNQLTGPIPSTLSQIPNLKTLDLAQNQLTGDIPRLIYWNEVLQYLGLRGNSLSGTLSPDMCQLTGLWYFDVRGNNLTGTIPDSIGNCTSFEILDISYNQITGEIPYNIGFLQVATLSLQGNRLTGKIPEVIGLMQALAVLDLSENELVGTIPPILGNLSYTGKLYLHGNKLTGPIPPELGNMTKLSYLQLNDNKLVGTIPAELGKLEELFELNLANNNLEGPIPQNISSCTALNKFNVHGNRLNGSIPLQFQKLESLTYLNFSSNNFKGKVPWELGRIINLDTLDLSNNHFSGPIPDSIGDLEHLLELNLSRNNLGGPLPAEFGNLRSVQTIDISCNKLSGPIPEELGQLQNIDTLILNNNDLYGEIPVQLTNCFSLSSLNLSFNNFSGDVPLSKNFSRFPRESFLGNPMLCGNWLGSSCGQDLHGSKVTISRAAVVCITLGCVTLLSMMLVAIYKSSQPKQFIKGSNRTVQGAPKLVVLRMDMAIHTYEDIMRITENLSEKYIIGYGASSTVYKCVLKNSKPIAIKRLYSQYPHNLREFETELETIGSIRHRNLVSLHGYSLSPHGNLLFYDYMENGSLWDLLHGPSKKVKLDWDTRLKIAVGAAQGLTYLHHDCNPRIIHRDVKSSNILLDENFEAHLSDFGIAKCIPSAKTHASTYVLGTIGYIDPEYARTSRLNEKSDVYSFGIVLLELLTGKKAVDNDSNLHQLILSKADDNTVMEAVDSEVSVTCMDMRLVRKAFQLALLCTKRHPSDRPTMHEVARVLVSLLPAPSLKPGLVPPKAVDYKHYLAAGPDVKIKGSHGDSSSDGQWFVRFGEVISMNTL, encoded by the exons ATGGCAatggaagagaggaggaaggagatgcTACGTTTGTTGGTTTCAATGGCGTTTCTGTTGGCCTTCTTCCCGGCCGTTTCCTCGTTCTCAGATGAAG GGAGGGCTTTGATGGCGCTGAAGGCGTCGTTCAGCAACGTGGTCAACGTGCTGCTGGACTGGAACCCCGTCGCAGCCGGCGGCGACGCCAACCGCAGCAGCGACGACCACTGCGCCTGGAGAGGCGTCGTCTGCGACAGCCTCACCTCCGCCGTCGTTTCCCT GAACTTATCGAATCTAAACCTGGGAGGGGAGATCTCGCCCGCGGTCGGGGAGCTGAAGAGCTTGCAATCCAT AGATTTGAAGGGGAACAAGCTTACAGGTCAAATCCCGGACGAGATTGGGGATTGCGTGTCTCTAAAACACCT GGATTTATCTGGGAATGCACTCTATGGGGATATTCCCTTTTCGATATCCAAGCTGAAGCAGCTCGAGGAATT GAACCTGAAGAACAACCAGCTGACAGGCCCCATTCCTTCAACATTATCCCAAATTCCAAACCTCAAAACTCT GGACTTAGCCCAGAACCAGCTTACTGGAGACATACCTCGGCTTATTTACTGGAATGAAGTGCTGCAGTACCT AGGCTTACGGGGTAATTCGCTCTCTGGAACTTTGTCGCCGGACATGTGCCAATTGACCGGCCTGTGGTATTT TGATGTAAGGGGCAATAACCTCACAGGAACCATTCCAGATAGCATAGGCAACTGTACCAGTTTTGAGATCTT GGATATATCATACAATCAAATCACGGGAGAGATTCCTTACAATATTGGTTTCCTGCAAGTAGCTACACT GTCCCTTCAAGGAAATAGACTCACAGGGAAGATTCCGGAGGTGATTGGCCTCATGCAAGCTCTTGCAGTATT GGATTTAAGTGAAAATGAACTGGTTGGAACCATTCCACCAATACTTGGCAATCTGTCCTACACGGGCAAGCT GTACTTACATGGAAACAAGCTTACCGGACCAATCCCTCCTGAGTTGGGAAACATGACAAAACTTAGCTATCT GCAACTAAATGACAACAAGCTAGTAGGTACTATTCCAGCTGAGCTTGGAAAACTTGAAGAGCTGTTTGAATT GAATCTTGCCAATAACAACCTTGAGGGTCCAATTCCTCAGAATATCAGCTCCTGTACTGCGTTGAATAAATT TAATGTGCATGGTAATAGGTTGAATGGTTCGATCCCATTGCAGTTTCAGAAGTTAGAGAGCCTGACCTATTT GAACTTCTCATCAAACAACTTTAAGGGCAAAGTTCCCTGGGAATTAGGCCGAATTATCAATCTTGATACCCT GGATCTATCCAACAATCATTTTTCCGGTCCCATTCCTGATTCTATTGGTGATCTGGAGCACCTTCTTGAGCT GAACCTAAGTAGAAATAATCTCGGTGGGCCCCTCCCAGCTGAATTTGGAAATCTGCGTAGTGTTCAAACCAT TGATATATCTTGCAACAAGCTGTCTGGTCCAATTCCTGAAGAACTGGGACAGTTGCAGAACATCGATACTTT GATTCTAAACAACAACGATCTATATGGAGAGATACCGGTTCAGTTGACCAATTGCTTCAGCCTATCTTCCTT GAACCTTTCATTTAATAACTTCTCGGGAGATGTTCCTCTCTCCAAGAACTTTTCAAGGTTTCCtcgagaaag TTTCCTAGGAAATCCAATGTTGTGCGGAAACTGGTTGGGATCCTCTTGTGGACAAGATCTTCATGGATCCAAAG TCACCATTTCTCGAGCTGCTGTTGTCTGCATTACGCTAGGCTGTGTTACACTGCTATCAATGATGTTAGTGGCAATATACAAGTCTAGTCAACCAAAGCAGTTCATTAAAGGATCAAACCGAACTGTGCAAG GTGCTCCAAAACTTGTAGTTCTCAGAATGGACATGGCAATTCATACATATGAAGATATCATGAGGATCACAGAAAACTTGAGTGAGAAATATATTATTGGCTATGGTGCTTCAAGCACGGTCTATAAATGTGTACTCAAGAATTCTAAGCCTATTGCTATTAAGCGGCTTTACAGTCAGTATCCTCATAATCTTCGTGAATTTGAGACTGAACTGGAAACCATTGGAAGCATCAGACATAGAAATCTCGTCAGCTTACATGGCTACTCACTTTCCCCACATGGAAACCTTCTGTTCTATGATTACATGGAAAATGGCTCACTATGGGATCTTCTCCATG gcCCATCAAAAAAAGTGAAGCTTGACTGGGACACGCGCCTTAAAATAGCAGTCGGTGCTGCCCAGGGCCTAACCTATCTTCACCATGATTGTAACCCCAGAATCATTCATCGGGATGTGAAGTCCTCCAACATCCTTCTTGATGAGAACTTTGAGGCACATCTCTCAGATTTTGGCATAGCCAAATGCATCCCATCTGCCAAAACTCATGCATCAACATATGTGCTGGGCACAATTGGCTACATTGATCCGGAGTATGCTCGCACCTCCAGGCTGAATGAGAAATCTGATGTTTATAGCTTTGGCATTGTTCTTTTGGAGCTACTCACAGGGAAGAAGGCTGTCGACAATGATTCTAACTTGCACCAACTG ATACTCTCAAAGGCAGATGACAACACGGTAATGGAGGCGGTGGACTCGGAAGTGTCGGTCACCTGCATGGATATGAGGCTTGTCAGAAAGGCATTCCAGCTCGCATTGCTGTGCACAAAGAGGCATCCATCCGATAGGCCTACCATGCATGAGGTCGCTCGAGTGCTGGTTTCTTTGCTGCCTGCACCGAGCCTGAAGCCCGGCCTGGTGCCACCAAAGGCAGTGGACTACAAACACTATCTGGCTGCTGGTCCAGATGTAAAGATTAAAGGGAGCCACGGCGACAGCTCATCAGATGGGCAGTGGTTTGTGAGATTTGGCGAAGTCATTTCAATGAATACTCTGTGA
- the LOC103721746 gene encoding LRR receptor-like serine/threonine-protein kinase SIK1 isoform X1 — MAMEERRKEMLRLLVSMAFLLAFFPAVSSFSDEGRALMALKASFSNVVNVLLDWNPVAAGGDANRSSDDHCAWRGVVCDSLTSAVVSLNLSNLNLGGEISPAVGELKSLQSIDLKGNKLTGQIPDEIGDCVSLKHLDLSGNALYGDIPFSISKLKQLEELNLKNNQLTGPIPSTLSQIPNLKTLDLAQNQLTGDIPRLIYWNEVLQYLGLRGNSLSGTLSPDMCQLTGLWYFDVRGNNLTGTIPDSIGNCTSFEILDISYNQITGEIPYNIGFLQVATLSLQGNRLTGKIPEVIGLMQALAVLDLSENELVGTIPPILGNLSYTGKLYLHGNKLTGPIPPELGNMTKLSYLQLNDNKLVGTIPAELGKLEELFELNLANNNLEGPIPQNISSCTALNKFNVHGNRLNGSIPLQFQKLESLTYLNFSSNNFKGKVPWELGRIINLDTLDLSNNHFSGPIPDSIGDLEHLLELNLSRNNLGGPLPAEFGNLRSVQTIDISCNKLSGPIPEELGQLQNIDTLILNNNDLYGEIPVQLTNCFSLSSLNLSFNNFSGDVPLSKNFSRFPRERILILSAFSFLGNPMLCGNWLGSSCGQDLHGSKVTISRAAVVCITLGCVTLLSMMLVAIYKSSQPKQFIKGSNRTVQGAPKLVVLRMDMAIHTYEDIMRITENLSEKYIIGYGASSTVYKCVLKNSKPIAIKRLYSQYPHNLREFETELETIGSIRHRNLVSLHGYSLSPHGNLLFYDYMENGSLWDLLHGPSKKVKLDWDTRLKIAVGAAQGLTYLHHDCNPRIIHRDVKSSNILLDENFEAHLSDFGIAKCIPSAKTHASTYVLGTIGYIDPEYARTSRLNEKSDVYSFGIVLLELLTGKKAVDNDSNLHQLILSKADDNTVMEAVDSEVSVTCMDMRLVRKAFQLALLCTKRHPSDRPTMHEVARVLVSLLPAPSLKPGLVPPKAVDYKHYLAAGPDVKIKGSHGDSSSDGQWFVRFGEVISMNTL, encoded by the exons ATGGCAatggaagagaggaggaaggagatgcTACGTTTGTTGGTTTCAATGGCGTTTCTGTTGGCCTTCTTCCCGGCCGTTTCCTCGTTCTCAGATGAAG GGAGGGCTTTGATGGCGCTGAAGGCGTCGTTCAGCAACGTGGTCAACGTGCTGCTGGACTGGAACCCCGTCGCAGCCGGCGGCGACGCCAACCGCAGCAGCGACGACCACTGCGCCTGGAGAGGCGTCGTCTGCGACAGCCTCACCTCCGCCGTCGTTTCCCT GAACTTATCGAATCTAAACCTGGGAGGGGAGATCTCGCCCGCGGTCGGGGAGCTGAAGAGCTTGCAATCCAT AGATTTGAAGGGGAACAAGCTTACAGGTCAAATCCCGGACGAGATTGGGGATTGCGTGTCTCTAAAACACCT GGATTTATCTGGGAATGCACTCTATGGGGATATTCCCTTTTCGATATCCAAGCTGAAGCAGCTCGAGGAATT GAACCTGAAGAACAACCAGCTGACAGGCCCCATTCCTTCAACATTATCCCAAATTCCAAACCTCAAAACTCT GGACTTAGCCCAGAACCAGCTTACTGGAGACATACCTCGGCTTATTTACTGGAATGAAGTGCTGCAGTACCT AGGCTTACGGGGTAATTCGCTCTCTGGAACTTTGTCGCCGGACATGTGCCAATTGACCGGCCTGTGGTATTT TGATGTAAGGGGCAATAACCTCACAGGAACCATTCCAGATAGCATAGGCAACTGTACCAGTTTTGAGATCTT GGATATATCATACAATCAAATCACGGGAGAGATTCCTTACAATATTGGTTTCCTGCAAGTAGCTACACT GTCCCTTCAAGGAAATAGACTCACAGGGAAGATTCCGGAGGTGATTGGCCTCATGCAAGCTCTTGCAGTATT GGATTTAAGTGAAAATGAACTGGTTGGAACCATTCCACCAATACTTGGCAATCTGTCCTACACGGGCAAGCT GTACTTACATGGAAACAAGCTTACCGGACCAATCCCTCCTGAGTTGGGAAACATGACAAAACTTAGCTATCT GCAACTAAATGACAACAAGCTAGTAGGTACTATTCCAGCTGAGCTTGGAAAACTTGAAGAGCTGTTTGAATT GAATCTTGCCAATAACAACCTTGAGGGTCCAATTCCTCAGAATATCAGCTCCTGTACTGCGTTGAATAAATT TAATGTGCATGGTAATAGGTTGAATGGTTCGATCCCATTGCAGTTTCAGAAGTTAGAGAGCCTGACCTATTT GAACTTCTCATCAAACAACTTTAAGGGCAAAGTTCCCTGGGAATTAGGCCGAATTATCAATCTTGATACCCT GGATCTATCCAACAATCATTTTTCCGGTCCCATTCCTGATTCTATTGGTGATCTGGAGCACCTTCTTGAGCT GAACCTAAGTAGAAATAATCTCGGTGGGCCCCTCCCAGCTGAATTTGGAAATCTGCGTAGTGTTCAAACCAT TGATATATCTTGCAACAAGCTGTCTGGTCCAATTCCTGAAGAACTGGGACAGTTGCAGAACATCGATACTTT GATTCTAAACAACAACGATCTATATGGAGAGATACCGGTTCAGTTGACCAATTGCTTCAGCCTATCTTCCTT GAACCTTTCATTTAATAACTTCTCGGGAGATGTTCCTCTCTCCAAGAACTTTTCAAGGTTTCCtcgagaaag AATATTAATATTATCTGCCTTCAGTTTCCTAGGAAATCCAATGTTGTGCGGAAACTGGTTGGGATCCTCTTGTGGACAAGATCTTCATGGATCCAAAG TCACCATTTCTCGAGCTGCTGTTGTCTGCATTACGCTAGGCTGTGTTACACTGCTATCAATGATGTTAGTGGCAATATACAAGTCTAGTCAACCAAAGCAGTTCATTAAAGGATCAAACCGAACTGTGCAAG GTGCTCCAAAACTTGTAGTTCTCAGAATGGACATGGCAATTCATACATATGAAGATATCATGAGGATCACAGAAAACTTGAGTGAGAAATATATTATTGGCTATGGTGCTTCAAGCACGGTCTATAAATGTGTACTCAAGAATTCTAAGCCTATTGCTATTAAGCGGCTTTACAGTCAGTATCCTCATAATCTTCGTGAATTTGAGACTGAACTGGAAACCATTGGAAGCATCAGACATAGAAATCTCGTCAGCTTACATGGCTACTCACTTTCCCCACATGGAAACCTTCTGTTCTATGATTACATGGAAAATGGCTCACTATGGGATCTTCTCCATG gcCCATCAAAAAAAGTGAAGCTTGACTGGGACACGCGCCTTAAAATAGCAGTCGGTGCTGCCCAGGGCCTAACCTATCTTCACCATGATTGTAACCCCAGAATCATTCATCGGGATGTGAAGTCCTCCAACATCCTTCTTGATGAGAACTTTGAGGCACATCTCTCAGATTTTGGCATAGCCAAATGCATCCCATCTGCCAAAACTCATGCATCAACATATGTGCTGGGCACAATTGGCTACATTGATCCGGAGTATGCTCGCACCTCCAGGCTGAATGAGAAATCTGATGTTTATAGCTTTGGCATTGTTCTTTTGGAGCTACTCACAGGGAAGAAGGCTGTCGACAATGATTCTAACTTGCACCAACTG ATACTCTCAAAGGCAGATGACAACACGGTAATGGAGGCGGTGGACTCGGAAGTGTCGGTCACCTGCATGGATATGAGGCTTGTCAGAAAGGCATTCCAGCTCGCATTGCTGTGCACAAAGAGGCATCCATCCGATAGGCCTACCATGCATGAGGTCGCTCGAGTGCTGGTTTCTTTGCTGCCTGCACCGAGCCTGAAGCCCGGCCTGGTGCCACCAAAGGCAGTGGACTACAAACACTATCTGGCTGCTGGTCCAGATGTAAAGATTAAAGGGAGCCACGGCGACAGCTCATCAGATGGGCAGTGGTTTGTGAGATTTGGCGAAGTCATTTCAATGAATACTCTGTGA